Below is a window of Mucilaginibacter sp. PAMC 26640 DNA.
TTATTACTTAGCCCAGCGATTGGCTTTGCACAGACCTTTGAGGGCAAAATCAGTTATGCCAACAGCTATAAAAGCAAATCGCCTCAATTGAAAGATGAGCGATTGGCGACCATGATGGGTACTACGCAAGACTACTATATTAAAGGGGGTGATTACAAATCTGTCTTTAATGGATCGTTTGTTAAAATGCAATTGTATAAAAGTGCCGAAAATAGAAGCTACGCGCTTACAGCTAAGTCCGATTCGCTTTACTGGGAAGATTACAGTAAAAACAAGGATGTAGCAACCAGGTTCGAAGTCGAAAAAGGAAAAGAGACTATTATGGGAGTACTTTGTGATGTATTAATTGTTTATACACCAAAAAGCAAAACTGCCTATTATTATAATAGTAAATATGGTATAAATCCAGCCTTTTTTAAACAACATGCATACGGAAATTGGTATTATGTTATATCAAAGACAAGGGCATTGCCATTAAAAACAATCTCGGAAAATGAGCAGTTTACTTTAATTAGCACTGCTGTGAATATTACTCCTATGAAGTTAGAAGCAAAACTATTTGAAGTGCCTGATAAAAACAAAATTGCACCCGCAACATGGTAAAAAAATGAAAAGTCTAACCCTACTACTTATAGTATTAACCTTAACAGCCAGGGCACAAACACCTGTTCAAAGAGATAGTGCCAAAAGGGATAGTGCCCACCGGCAGTATCATCTTATGCGCAGAGACCCAAAACAAAATTACCCCTACGCATTTGCTGATAGCGCAAAAGCTAAAAAGCCAGTCGGGAAACCGAATAAGAAAACAAGATAATGTAAATGACGAAGCCCCTGTTAAGGGGCTTTTTTGTGTTAAAGCGCATAGGCTTTACGGGCTTTAGCATCCCTAAGCAGACCATCAAGCGCATATAGAATGCTGTCCCTGTCAGGTTCAGAAAGTGAGTTTAATTCGTTGAGACGCTTAAGCATAGCAGGATCTTTTAGCACGTTCAGATCATCGTTTTCTCCCAGTAAATGCCCTACTGTGGTATCAAGCAGTTTCGACATATTACGGGCAACTTCAATAGATGGCTTTGTTTCGTCCCGCTCATACTTACCAATGACTGTATAAGAAGTATGCATCAACTTGGCAAGGTCTTGCTGCGAAAGCCCTTTGGCATCCCTGCACTCCCTTAATCTTTTACCAAATGAATCCATATTGTTATTAACAGCGTTTTTTTACCTATAAATACAAATATACGCAACTAAAGACTACAATAAAATCCTGTCAATGGAGCTAAAACGGCTTTAATCACAGTAAAAAGTAGTATAAACAATACAATAAATCATAATCTTATTGAAAAACTGTACCATATAAATATATTTGCATTATATATAGTTTATTACGACTTTTTTAAAGCGATGCAAAAACCTGTTGGGCTTATCACGGACAACCCGGAGTTATTATTGTACTTAGACGGGAAACTGCACATCACCGTATTGGGCGGCATTAAGCTGACCGGCTTTGACCGTTTAAAGGTGACGCTTAAACTGGTAAATACGGATGATAAGCTAAACGTCTTTCGCCATAGCTTAGACCTTTACAACAGCATCCAAACCGAGCAGCTGATCGAGAAATCAGCCGATGCGCTGGACACCGGCACCCGTGAGATCAGCACGGCCATAACCGGGCTGACCACCGCCTTAGAGCAATACCGTTCAGAACGTTTGGAGGCCATGAAGCCCAAACAGCCTGAAAAGAAACAGCTATCAGAAGCCGAGCGTAAAGCCGCCATAGCTTACCTAAAAGGCCCTGATCTGTTAGGCAGAACCAAGCAGGCCATCGGCCAGAGTGGCATTGTAGGTGAAGAAACCAACGCCCTGATCGCCTACCTTATTTACACATCACGAACCCGTGAAAACCCATTACACCTGTTATGCCTGGGCGCAAGCGGGACAGGCAAGACCTGGTTACAGGAGAAAGTAGGCGAGCTGATACCCGAAGAAGACAAACTGGAGATCACCACGCTCAGTGTAAACGCCTTTTACTACTTCGGTAAAGAGGAATTGAAATATAAGCTGCTATTGCTTGAAGATATGGACGGCGCGGAAGATGTGCTGTACCCGATCAGGGAACTGCAAAGCAAGCGCAAGATCAGCAAAACGGTGACCCTGAAAGACAGCAAAGGCAATCCCAAAACCATCACCTTACAGGTAGAAGGCCCTGTTTGTATCAGCGGCTGTACGACACGGGAGCAAATGTATGAGGATAACGCGAACCGGTGCATCCTGCTTTACATGGATAACAGCCCGGAGCAGGACGTGAAGATCATGGACTATCAGCGTAAAATGAGTGCGGGGCTGATCGATCAGTATGCAGAAAAGAAAGTACGGGAGCAGCTTAAAAACGTTCAGCGTATGTTAAAACCTGTCAGCGTTAAAAATCCTTACGCCCCTTACCTGCAACTGCCGGAGGCCGTGTTTAAACCACGCCGTACCATGCTTTTATTGCTGTTATTCATCGAAACCATTACTTACTACCATCAATACCAAAGAGAACTGAAAACGGACGAGGACACCGGGGAGCAGTATATTGAAACCACTATTGAGGACATACAGGCCGCTTTTAGCTTACTGGAAACCACCTTGCTTAAAAAGAGCGACGAGTTAAACGATGCCTGCCGGGACTTCTTTGAAAAGCTTAAAACCTACCTGAAAGAAAAGGACACCGACACCTTTTACAGCAAGGAAGTACGGGCCGCATTCCGGTTAAGTCCGAGCAGCATAGGCCGCTACCTGTTTGAACTGGAACGCATGGGCTATATCAAAATAGCGAAAGGAAGCCGCTATAAGGGCTTTGAATATAAAATACAAAGCTGGAACGACCTCGAAAACTTAGCAAACGATGCGCAAAGCATGGTTAAATCTATACTTGAAAACATCCAATTAGTAACCCGTATCCCACCGGTAACCCAAAGCCTTAATGGGTTACATAAAATGCAGAAGATCAGCGGGGAACGACCAGTAACCCACGAGTAACAGAAAATGCAAGCCACCCTATATAATCCGCTCTATATCCGCCTGCATGCAGGCTTTACCCAATGGCTGCGGATCCTCAACTTTGAACCGACCAGCCCGCGCGATATGCCTAAGATACTGACCGAGTTCCTGATCTACCTGCAAGATAATAACTGCCATCGCCCGCATGACATCCAGCAGGAACATCTTAAAAAATACCTGGAACGCCTGCACGAGCGGCCAAGCAAAACCGCCGCCGGTGCGATCAGCCTCAACTATATCCGCAAGCACTTGCAGGTGATCCGCAAGTTCAGCCGTTACCTTACCGAAAGCGGACAGGAAAGCTTTACGGTAAAGCTGCGCATCAAAGGCAAAAGTTCCAACGTGAAATGTATCCTTAACCTTGCCGAGATCAGCAGTTTATACGAGGCTGTAAAAGATGATACATTGGGTTTGCGGGATAAAGCGATACTGGCTTTGTATTATGGTTGCGGCCTGCGGAAAAACGAGGGTGCCAATATCAATGTTAAGGACATTTTGTTAGATAAGGGACTGGTCTACGTGCGTAAAGGCAAGGGTTATAAAGAGCGTTACGTACCGCTTGCAGGTACAGGTAAAGCCGACCTGGAGAACTATATCCTGTATGGCCGCCCTCATTTGGCGGCTGATAAAAAAGAAGA
It encodes the following:
- a CDS encoding transcriptional regulator — encoded protein: MDSFGKRLRECRDAKGLSQQDLAKLMHTSYTVIGKYERDETKPSIEVARNMSKLLDTTVGHLLGENDDLNVLKDPAMLKRLNELNSLSEPDRDSILYALDGLLRDAKARKAYAL